Within the Osmerus mordax isolate fOsmMor3 chromosome 21, fOsmMor3.pri, whole genome shotgun sequence genome, the region GGTCATGTGATCCCTCGGTCCTTCCGGAGTGTacgtacgcgcacacacacatacacacactacactctaACACCCCCTACACCTAGAGTGATGgaagtgtgtatgtatatatatggtGTGTAGGTATATCCAGACCAAGCATTGTTGCTCCTGGTCACAGCGTGTCTCGCTAGATGTACGGCAGCAGGCTTCCCAAGCTCCACCCTCTACACCCACAACACTTACAAGGTACCTCCTCTCccgacatcacatcctgtccaCCAAACCCTCCcagtcctctcatccctctctcctctcctccaggagaatGTGTGGTGTATGGACTGGCTGTGTGaccgtctctcctccctgtgtcctCCTTCTCACACTGTTAAAGTATGTCACCAGTAGGAGGGAACGACTCCACCTGACCAGTAAGGGGGTGTGGGTggatgttgttgtgtgtggctgtgtgtgcgtgtgcagcatgttgatgatgtcatccttGTTGTTCCCAGCCCAGACCGTGAGGCTTCACCACCTGACAGATGCTGATGGCTGGTTACCATGGTGATCTAGAACACAGCCGGTTACCATGGTGATCCAGAGCACAGCTGGTTACCatggacccagaccagacccaatcACCATGTTGATATTGAACACTGATAGACTAACTTGTTTCTCAAAGATACTCCTGTGTTGTACTaagatgtgaatgtgtgtgactgactccCTGAAAACGTAATGTGAATAAAGTTGTTATTCCCTCCAGTCTAGCTTCCTGTCATCCTCCTTCTGACTGGGAGTCACATCCAGTCAGACTCTGTTCAGACAGAATTACTCTTTAATACTCAGTGCAGTTATCAGCAGCCTGCTATATCCAGAATAGAACATGACATACATTCAGAATCTAGATCTTGTCAAGATGAAGTTTGTACAGTATCAACTCCAAGTTTTTTGTTGCTGTGGTTACAGTACCAAGGTTCTGCATTGCTATGGTTACATTATGGTTCAGTGTGGCCATGGTTATGGTACTGTGTTTGCAGTTCTACCCGGCTGTGTTCTTATGGAGTAGGGTGGGGCTGTAAGAGAAGCGGAGGACCGGAggcccacttcctgtctggcgcTGTTTGATGAGGTCAGAAAGGAAGTCCATCACCTTAAGGTCatcctggctgctgcagccccgcccacacaggaagtgatgccgACGCTCAGCCTGGACCACTTCCTCCTCACCGAGCATGCTGGGACGTTGGAGGGCGGGGCTGAAAGTGTATACAAACGCCTGATTGGCCAACGCCGTGAGGCAGCTCTCCAGGTGCAGCAGGTAGGTGCTGCCTCGCCCAATCAGAGAGCGGGGGTCAGCAAGCCGGCCAATCAGAGAGCCACTGTAGGGAGGGCAGCGCAGGGTCCTGTGGTCCAGGTCCAGGAGAGCCACGTAGCGACCGTAATGATCCACAGAggggtgcatgctgggaaacaGAGTTCCAGGAGATCTGAGGGAAAGAGACACTTTTAGATGGTGGAAATTCATCCTGTTGTCCTTGGCTGGCGTAGCTACCAGCTGGTTGCTGGGGTGACAACCTACCTGACGATGCCGATGAGCCTACAGGTGAGCAGGTCGTCCAGGCTGAGGGGCCGGCCAAGGCAGGGCTGCACGTTGCTGCCGGGGCGACCGGGGTCGGGCAGGTAGAGGGCGAGGGCGCCGACCGTTCTCTGGACGGAACGCTCCTCTCCACCAATCACCAGCAGCGGCCTCCCGCTGAGCAGGCAGAACACAGCATGCTGGGAAAATGAGTTCTGGTGAAGGAACCTGAGCGCACgcagccccgccctcctcctgcGCTGGTGGGCGTTGCCGTGGtgacgggaggagagggagggggcctcggaggagcagggtgaggaggagcagtCGATTGCTTCGTCTGCTGGGCAGGACAGCGACCAGCGCTCCAGAGAAGTCAGGGGGAGGGCCTCCAGAGTCACGGCCCCCGGGGTCACGGCCCCCGGGGTCACGGCCGGAGTCAGGTTCAGACGGAGCTTCGGGACCAGCTGCTGACTTTTGACCTGACCATTGGCACGGCAACCCTCAGGCTGCTGGTGGGTCTCCTCCTGAGCTaaacagacagaacacacacccgCTATTACACCTGTTATTATTATGCCTGGTATTACATTTTTCCACCTGTTATTACACCCATTATTACACTTtttaaacctatactaaccccAACGCTGTTGTTACTGTTATTACACCCAATGTTACCAATTGTAAGATATCACACCTATTTACTTACTGTATTAATATACCTGTTATTCCACCCTTTATTACATGTTATTACACATGGTTTTGCACCTATTATTACACCAGATTATAGTTTTTACCACATTTATTACATATATTTCCATCTGTTATTGCACCTAATACTACTACAGTTATTACAGCCAATGGTACACATATTTACACCTATTATTATGCACCAAGTGTAAACGGAATGTATATGCAAGCCCATGTGCGTGAATGTTTATAGAATTGGTTTGATACATTTTCATGAAAAGGTTACAAGATAAACTGCATCCTCCTGATCCTGTGGTGAAGctgatttctctctcacattacCCAGGGTACAGTGCTCTGTCTAGACTACATTACCCAGGGTGCAGTGTGCTCTGCCTAGACCATTACCCAGAGTGCAGTGCTCTTCCTGGACTACATTACCCAGGGTGCAGTGCTCTGCCTAGACTACATTACCCAGGGTGCAGTGCTTTGGCTAGACTACATTACCCAGGGTGCAGTGCTCCTCCATGGCAGCGTTTCCAGggctctcctccgtctcctcggTGATGGCGGCCAGGTCGTCGGGGATGAGGGTGGTGCTGAGCACCTCGATGCTGTCCTCACTGTTAGAGCGCCGCGctggcgcacgcacacaccccgcCTCCACACGCCCTGGCCCCGCCTCCACACGCCCTGGCCCCGCCTCCACACGCCCTGGCCCCGCCTCCACACGCCCTGGCCCCGCCTCCACACGCCGCCCCTCGCCGCCCAGCAACTctgagacagaacacacacactcagctgtcAGACCCCATGCAACAGGGCCGGTTCAAATAAAATTAATAACAGCACACAAacaataatcacacacacaataatcacgcacacataatcacacacatagacaacaCTACCTCTCAGTTCTCCAGTGTCCGTGGCGACAGGCTGAGAGCGGTAGGACTTCTCTGTTCCCAGAACCTCAATGCTGTCACCGCTGCTCACACTCCCCGCCATcgtctctccagcctcctcctccacgccctgccccacccccatACTTCCTATCTccagtttgattgacagctccTCCACGCAGGAGAAGAAAGACTCCAAGCTGGCTGGGGGACCCTGGCCCTCGCATTCTGGCACAGGAAGTCCCTCCCCACtacttcctccatctctgccctgcagctcctccccctcctcggggTTCCAGGGCTCGAACAGGAAGTTGTTCAGGGGGTACTTCCTGGTCAGCGCCTGCGTGATGCGGTGCGTGAACAGCGAGGGCAGGTCGCCACGGAGACGGCGCTCCACAGCGGCCAGCTGCTCCagtgtgagagacaggaagtaggcATCACTCAGCTCCTCCAGGGGCTTCATGCGCCGGTCAAAACGCCGCGAGGGGGGCAGCTTCACCAGCCGGGGCAtgtaggaaggggaggggggggtcagtggGTGGGGTTCTGGATCATATGTGTCGTACGGCAGGAAGTCAGGCTGTTTCAGCTTCCTGTTTGGGAAGGAAGTGACCTGCCGCAGGAGGTCGCGGTGCTCCAGGATGGAACGCTCGATTCCTGCCAGCTCATTGGCTGACTGGGCCTCCGATTCTTTCTGCAGGACTGAGCGTGtgtatctgagagagagaggaggggaggaggggcgagagagaggagggagagggaaaagaaagagtGGACGGCAAAGGACAGAAAGGAAAGACAACGAGAAGTGGAGAgtaggtttagggttagggctctgTGGAGAACTGGTGAACATGGTATGGAAGTATGTGTTTCTGTTGTCCCCTGCTGTTGTCTTGTTAAAGATCAGAATGTAAACCTACCTGTTCTCCCACGCTGCATTTTCACCCTTGTTTCATCCTTTATGTTTCTCTGGCAGTTTCTATGGTGATTTAATAAGTTGTATGTATTGTACTTGTTTtacctgtaaatcactttgaACTCCCATTGTGTCTGAATCATGCAAAACaaatggtgtgtatggtgtgtgtttgtatgtggtatgtgtgtgtgtgtcttactccAGGTCCAGCAACTTCCTGGTCAGCTCCCGGGCGAAGGCCCGTCTGTTTCCTGTCTTCAGCCGGTCGGAGGCGTGGCCTAGCCCCTCCGACAGCAACAGGAAGTGCTCCATGAGCTTCCGGTGCTCTGCGGAGACGTAGGCCAGGCAGAAGGGCCTGACGAAGCCCCGGGCCTCCAGGTCGTACAGCGTCAGGTGCTGCACGTAGGCAAAGCTGCCCCAATCTCCCATGACAACCCGggagtcctcacagaagctgaggcggggggcggggcctgtgggggagggACCTGACGGGGAGGGGCCAGGAGAGCAGGCTTGGTAGTCCACGGACATGATCCGGAGGGAGAAGTGGTTCAAATCAAATGCACCCAGAATCCTGGGATCGTCTGGGATGGTGAGCACGGGCTGGGGTCCCACCTGCaggggcgacacacacacacataaacacacaaacacacacatgtatacacagacacatgtcaaacactcacacatgtaaacacacagcttacaaacacaagcacacactgtatgtaaacacaaacatcatacataaatacacacacctgcataaacacacacattacaacatACACTGTGCCTATTTCTTCACATATCCTCTTCCCATCCCTCCTTTTATACCAGGGCTGTAGGTGTCACGTGTCCAACACACATTCTGAAAACGGCAAATCTGTCCCCGccactttttattaagaacATTATATGTAAAACCTACCATTATACCTAcgaccctgacacacacctacacccttccttccttcccttcctgttctcaaccccccccccccccccccccctcccctacctgtTCAGAGAACTCTGCCACCAGTATGAAGTCCCGGAGGAagagggcggaggaggtggcGGCCCAGGGGTGCGCGCGGGGCAGCAGCGGGACTGACAGCTCCTCCGGGACCCCCGACAACTCGCCCGCGCGCTCCCTCGCTTCGCCGAAGCCCTCCGCGCCGGTGAACGCCAACAGGTCGGGAGAACCGATCATAATCCCGCTGATCTGATCAGTTTTACTGTTCTGCTAACTGGAACTATGCGCTCCGCTTATATCTTCTCCCGGTGCAGAGACGAAAGCAGTCTGTAAACTCCGGTATGGACAACGATCTTCAGAACTCAGTGAAGATATCTCCGTCAAACTTGCATGTTCTCATGCCCCTGTGAACTTGGCGGGTCTCGAGCCCTGTGAGTGAGTCAGCGGTTGCACCGGAGAGAACGACAAAATTGTTGCGTCGTTGGAACAACACAAACTCAAACAGACCAGTGTCAGTTTCACTTCTCCGTGAAGCCTGTGGCATGTTGGTCACACTAGGCAGGTCAACGGCGTTTCTAAAAACAATTTCGCCCGAGACGTGTCAGTAACTTACCGGGTATCCTTAAGTCAACAAGGATCTGTTGTGCGGCGGGAACGCTGTAAACAAACAACTCCTCTGTTGGAACACCGACACTTCAGAGCGACCACTCGCGGGTGGTTGGAGGGAAGTTGTTGTTCGGAAGTCACGCCGAGTCACGTGGTCGACCTTTATTCCTGGTTTGTAGCCTCTCCCGGACACATTGAGCCGGTCAGACGAGCTGTCGGTGCACCGGAGCCGCAACAGGACTCCATACCGACATGGCACAGTCACATGACTGCCAGTGACCCGCGAGGAACCGTCCAGGAGCATTCTTTCTCCGTGGATCTGGTAGTGACAGGCGGTCCACAACAATACCAGATACCTTATATTTAGAACGAATTTCTCgagtgggtggtggtgggtagAAATAATTAAAAAGTCTTATCTGGTGTTGTCTGCGAAGTGGAGTTCGAGAATAAATAGTTTCAAGTTGTAGTTTTATAGCCCCATGATCAGGACAGGTTAGAACTGACAGTCAGACTCGTTTATAGAAGCACAGACTCTTTATTTGTCACTTTATAATCAACATTAAGTTTAGAATCATACATTCATGTAGCACACTCACtccctcagtcagtcagtcagtccctcAGTCAGTCTCTCCCTCAGTAGGTCTCAGAAGGCTCAGCAGCTCAACAGCAGGCAGTTACAACTAAGAACACAGCAGTCCAGCAGCACGGCCCCCTGGGTAATATGTAGATGAGCTGTGTGTGCTGACCACTGAGGatccgctgtgtgtgtgcgtgtagagacacacacacaccatcacgcacacacacacacacatcatcatacacacccacactgctgtAACTAACACACTCAGAAGTTCCATAAGGAAAAAGAAACCATAACATATCATCAATGAGCTTAACCTGTTTCTATGGCAACATTCTTCTGGCTTATCTCACTCACCccccacaatcacacacacctatTGCTTGATCTGGTAGAAATATCATAATTATATTGATCAGTTCTGTAAAAGCACAATAATGTTttttgtgaatatgtgtgtttgtaggtgtatGTATACTGTGTATAAGGCTTgggagtgtgtaggtgtatgtgtgtgaggatatGATTtgaacacatacatatatatatatatatatatatatatatatatataaaacttgTGTGTCAGAGTAGCAGGATCTTATAGTAGCAGGATCCTAGGTTGAGACAGGGCAcagtggtgtgggtgtgtatgaggtgtgtatgtgtatagtgtgtgtatggtgtgtgtgtatgatgcgtgtgtgtgtatcagataaGCAGGATGCCAGGGTCAGACAAAGCACAGTACAGCAGGAAGCCCATCTGATCCACCTGCTCCTCCGACACGCCCCCCAGAACGTTCACCCCCGCCTTGAAGTAGCTGGGCACCGCCCCCTGCTCCAGGTAGCCAATCAGCTCCTCCACACACTGCCGGAACCGCCCCTCCAGAGCCCCCTCCGACCAATCGGGCTCCTTGTCGCTGAGGTGCAGGATGAGGTTGGCCAGCGGGGCGGAGGTCAGGGGCCGCAGGGTGGGGTTCAGCCTGCACACGGCCTTCAGGGTCTTCAGCAGGCGGCCGCGGACGCCTCCGTCCTGGCCGTCGAGCTGCGCCAGCCGCTGGGTCTCCCAGGGGTAGAGGGACAGGCGCCAGGCGGACGGCCAGGGCAGGGTGAGCCCCGGCTGGGCACACAGCACCACGTCATCCTGCCTAAGCACCGGCAGAAGGGACACGAACAGGgactcccctccccccgacacacagcagcctggggcagggctggggacaggaggggagggttagacaacaaaacactacatatacacactatacactatatatatatatatatatatatatattacacacacacacacccctacctgaCCTCCAGCTTGAGCTCTGGGCCCCCCAGCACCGGCCGCACCAGGCAGTCCAGACTGTTGCTAAGAGACGGCCAGTTCATGGTCTCCATCACAACCTTACTGAGCATGTTCACTAGCGCCTCAGACGACAGGTACCCGCCCACCAGgaacctggaggggagggggtggaaatttcccagtgtgtgtatatttgtgtacctgtgtgtgtgtatatagatgtacctgcgtgtgtgtaccagtgtgtgcgtgtgtgtttttgtgtacctGTCCCAGTAACTGCGTCCCCGGGGGAAGTACTCCAGGCTGGTGCGGCGGACCATCCAGGAGAGGGGCTGTTTGAGAAGAGTCTGCTCCCCAGGAACCAGGCTCCACAGCCCGGCTTCCACACGCAGcggcaccagcacacacacatggtccacACGCaccgcctgcacacacacacaccccgcacatCAAACTACAGCCAGTTTGGTGATGACAGGACAGAGCCCTCcaggtcaagtgtgtgtgttgtgtacctcCAGGTCATCTAGCAGGGCCCCCCCCAGGCTGAACTCCCCCAGGGGCATGTCTGGGTGTGTGGACAGCAGGAAGCCCTGGATCTCTGtgcagacatccacacacagacgctgGGCCCACAGCACCTCCTGTGGACTCACCAGTACCCTGCTGCTGTAGTACTGCTGCAGCtgatcctgcacacacacacacacacaggcaggcacacacacacacaaaggcacgttcacacacacacacacacacaaaggcacgttcacacacacacccacacacaggcacacacccacacacccaggcaggtacacaaacacacaggcaggtacacacacacacacacacacacacaggcacacacccacacacagggacacacccaaacacccacacacacaggcaggtacacacacacacacacaggcaggtacacacacacagggacacacccaaacacccacacacacaggcagatacacacacacacaggcaggtacacaaacacaaacacaaggtaCTCAGAACTCATTTTTATAGTCATCccactgtccctccccctctctctatccccctctccctccctccctccccctctcccgccctccctccctccccctctctctatccccctctccctccctccctccccctctccctccctccccctctccttccctctctccctccctccctccctccctccccctctcattccctccccctctccttccccctctccccctctccctccctccctccctccccctctccctccctccctccctccctcctcagggatCCTACCTGCAGAGACAGGGGAGCACATAACTGCACTCTACTGGGTTTAGACCCCAGTTCAGCCTGGCTGGGTGGGTTCACACACTCCAAGATGGACTTCTGCTGCTGGCACAGGTctcctggagggagggtgacacatagacagacaagaaagagaggttgttggaaaaattgaaaatgtaacacttttattctgtataaaattaTACTGTGTTTAAATTgaattgagtcatttagcagacgctcttatccagagcgagtttaGTTCTCTGTGCAAAGAGATGCCTACCCCCAAATGTGAACTCTGGGTAAGACTATGCTTACGTAAACAAGGGGACCTGGGCTTGATCACTATCTTACTGGAGAGGCCATAAAAGAGTTGGTCAAGCTTAGAGGGGTCAGAgagcgcacacacgtacacactcaaacacgcacaccaagctccaggtctatgcaagggagccaatgaaagaagagccatgggacatttgcatgcctttgttttagcCAATAACAGTCAAGAGTGGtttctgtttaaataggtagctagcataacatgctagcggacaaactttgtagcacaatggcgtgtgatgtttttgtctccttgtgggccggccgcaagcaataaagctttcttaacttgttcaccgactgactgtgcaatgcttgatagattaatatttatgACAGAGGtttagacaggagagagggagaggggaaaagagagagggaaagagagaaggaagagaggagagagaggggaaaagagagaggggaagagagaaggaagagaggagagagaggggaaaagagagaggggaagagaagagagaaggaagagaggatagagaggggaaaagaggagagaggggaaaagagagagggaaagagaggagagaaggaagagaggaaagagaggggaaaacagagatgggaagagagaaggaagagaggaaagggaggtatTCTCTGTACCTTTCTGCTGCCTGGTTGCCGTGGAGACGTGCTTCAGGACCACGTCCTCCAGACTctttctggagggggaggggcctaaGCTAAGCTCCTCCCAACTCTCTGTCATCTTCTGTTCCACCTTCTCATCCTCTGCTGCACTGCCTGCACGCTCTatgagctgcacacacacattgtacacacacacataataggtTATGCACACagtttatatatacacacacacacacacacacacacattatacacacacacacccgtttgACAGCCAGCGTGGCGATCCCCAGAATGGCGGCTCCACCCACTCCCAGCACCAGCCTGGCATTGGCCAGCAGGAAGTCTATCACCATGGCAATGCTGTCCTCGCCCCGCCTCCTGCCACCACGGAAGTCCATCACTTCCTGGTTCAGAGGTCAGCCTGTGGAAACACGCAGCAGCACTGAGACAAGTGTTGAGACAAGCGTATTGGAGCTTATTctactctcctctgctctgattggttgagttTCTGGGACACATAAGTGGACAcagctagaaacacacacacacacactctctttctttctctctgtcacacatgcacaggtgCTCAAACTTTAGCTTTCATCTGGTTCTGTACCTACTGGtacctctccaccctgctgtcacacacacacctttacacgCAGTCACCTTCCCGTAAATTTCAGGGTCAGTCTCCACGTCTcagctatcctctctctccggtAAGAACAGCGTACGTTAAGCACCGTGTACACGTCACCAGGACCTAGTCAACTTCAGACTGAAAGATAAAACGCAACAGGCGCTGTGTGGCATTTAACCGCCGCACCTGCTGGACAGAAATAGCCGCAGCAGACCTCGCACTAGTCGGCGTGGAGTCAGAGCCCTCCCCTCACCGTCTGACACACGAACACCAcgaacaccccccacccccccccccccccctctctctctctgtgccagcGATGCTATTTCTAGTTCAGCTGTAATATAAAACACAGCCGTGTCTCCTGGCTAACACACCATGGCAGAGATGTTAGCTAGGTTACCTAGTAGGTACTATGTTCGTTCAGAGTAGTGGGCTTTACGTTTCTGCGTTTCGTGCACAACCAAGCTTACGACAAGCTAGCTGTCGTAAACAACAAGATGCAACAAACCTCGTTATTTTATCAGTGCTAAAGCACGGGCTTCGTTAGTTAACATACAACATAATCTATCACGAGTTGGGATAGGCTGGCCATTGTTTGGCTGGGTGTCCGCTGTTGTTATTGTTAGCTTGCTGGCTAGCAGATGTTACTGTACCGATAGCTAGCCTGCCCCTCAAACAAGCGGCTGACAACGAGCCGATACGTTTAGCCAACACGGTGACAAGAAGAGGATCGGGCTACCAATATGCAGTCGAAATCTGAGAGAAGATAGAAGCATTATCTCCTGCCTTCATCATTAGCTACTATGAACTAGCTACGACTTCAGATACATCTATTTTACTCAATTCTTTAGTCAGTTACGCTTGATAGGTAAACGTACTTACAGATAGCTAGCTACAGCACTTACCACTATATACTCGAGAAATCTTTTCAGTTTCGGCCAAAGTCATTTACAAAAAGAAAACTGTAATTTGAGCAGACGTTCATTAAAAGTTAGTCCACCATCTCTCGTCCCAACAGCCCACTGTGATTGACACTCTACTCCTCCAATCAAGGGGAAGATTTGCTCTGACGTTAGCACCACGTTTTCTGTTTACATGTGCGCTGAATACattctttacattttattcattaacAGAAGCCTTTTCCCCAAAGCGACGTATACATAGTGCATATGGAAAGTACAGTTAAAGATCATGGATTAGAAGTGttcagttctaacagtattttggtgggCAGAGTAACGGAACAATCCGTATTTATCAGTGTAAGTAGTGTAAGTAACCACATcttagctaccaggcacagtgtaacaAATACGACATTGTGCGTGTTTGAGGCTGGAAGCTCAAAGgtaatgaaacacaaacatgaatCTGGGTGCAGACGAGTTTCAGAGGGTCACTTCTGAGTAGATAGGCATGTCTATGACAGAGTGCATGTGGTGCAGTCAGTAGCTCGTACAGATTCT harbors:
- the smcr8b gene encoding guanine nucleotide exchange protein smcr8b; amino-acid sequence: MIGSPDLLAFTGAEGFGEARERAGELSGVPEELSVPLLPRAHPWAATSSALFLRDFILVAEFSEQVGPQPVLTIPDDPRILGAFDLNHFSLRIMSVDYQACSPGPSPSGPSPTGPAPRLSFCEDSRVVMGDWGSFAYVQHLTLYDLEARGFVRPFCLAYVSAEHRKLMEHFLLLSEGLGHASDRLKTGNRRAFARELTRKLLDLEYTRSVLQKESEAQSANELAGIERSILEHRDLLRQVTSFPNRKLKQPDFLPYDTYDPEPHPLTPPSPSYMPRLVKLPPSRRFDRRMKPLEELSDAYFLSLTLEQLAAVERRLRGDLPSLFTHRITQALTRKYPLNNFLFEPWNPEEGEELQGRDGGSSGEGLPVPECEGQGPPASLESFFSCVEELSIKLEIGSMGVGQGVEEEAGETMAGSVSSGDSIEVLGTEKSYRSQPVATDTGELRELLGGEGRRVEAGPGRVEAGPGRVEAGPGRVEAGPGRVEAGCVRAPARRSNSEDSIEVLSTTLIPDDLAAITEETEESPGNAAMEEHCTLAQEETHQQPEGCRANGQVKSQQLVPKLRLNLTPAVTPGAVTPGAVTLEALPLTSLERWSLSCPADEAIDCSSSPCSSEAPSLSSRHHGNAHQRRRRAGLRALRFLHQNSFSQHAVFCLLSGRPLLVIGGEERSVQRTVGALALYLPDPGRPGSNVQPCLGRPLSLDDLLTCRLIGIVRSPGTLFPSMHPSVDHYGRYVALLDLDHRTLRCPPYSGSLIGRLADPRSLIGRGSTYLLHLESCLTALANQAFVYTFSPALQRPSMLGEEEVVQAERRHHFLCGRGCSSQDDLKVMDFLSDLIKQRQTGSGPPVLRFSYSPTLLHKNTAG
- the mief2 gene encoding mitochondrial dynamics protein MID49; this encodes MDFRGGRRRGEDSIAMVIDFLLANARLVLGVGGAAILGIATLAVKRLIERAGSAAEDEKVEQKMTESWEELSLGPSPSRKSLEDVVLKHVSTATRQQKGDLCQQQKSILECVNPPSQAELGSKPSRVQLCAPLSLQDQLQQYYSSRVLVSPQEVLWAQRLCVDVCTEIQGFLLSTHPDMPLGEFSLGGALLDDLEAVRVDHVCVLVPLRVEAGLWSLVPGEQTLLKQPLSWMVRRTSLEYFPRGRSYWDRFLVGGYLSSEALVNMLSKVVMETMNWPSLSNSLDCLVRPVLGGPELKLEVSPAPGCCVSGGGESLFVSLLPVLRQDDVVLCAQPGLTLPWPSAWRLSLYPWETQRLAQLDGQDGGVRGRLLKTLKAVCRLNPTLRPLTSAPLANLILHLSDKEPDWSEGALEGRFRQCVEELIGYLEQGAVPSYFKAGVNVLGGVSEEQVDQMGFLLYCALSDPGILLI